From the Manis pentadactyla isolate mManPen7 chromosome 7, mManPen7.hap1, whole genome shotgun sequence genome, one window contains:
- the LOC118932615 gene encoding olfactory receptor 10AC1-like, translating into MASPSNATEPCGFLLQGFSEFPQLRPVLFLLLLAVHLATLSGNLLILAAVASVPSRPPMLLFLCQLSAIELCYTLVVVPRALADLAAPGLASGSPISFLACAVQMQMFVGLGGAECFLLAAMAYDRYVAICHPLRYAAVLTPRVCARLALACCLGGLAVSVGLTLAIFHLPFCGSRLLVHFFCDITALLHRACTRSYADELPLLGACLVLLLLPSLLILASYGTIATALRRLRCPGGRHKAASTCASHLAVTLLHYGCATFMYVRPKASYSPRQDRTLALVYTNVTPLLYPLIYSLRNREIAAAIRRMLGQRRPGHAPGQGVCEP; encoded by the coding sequence ATGGCCAGCCCCAGCAATGCCACAGAGCCCTGCGGCTTTCTCCTTCAGGGCTTCTCTGAGTTCCCGCAGCTGAGACCTGTGCTCTTCTTGCTTTTGCTGGCCGTGCACCTGGCCACGCTCAGTGGAAACCTGCTCATCCTAGCAGCCGTGGCCTCAGTGCCCAGCCGGCCGCCCATGCTGCTCTTCCTGTGCCAGCTGTCAGCCATCGAGCTCTGCTACACGCTGGTGGTGGTGCCCCGCGCCCTGGCCGACCTGGCCGCACCTGGCCTCGCCAGTGGcagccccatctccttcctggcCTGCGCGGTTCAGATGCAGATGTTCGTGGGACTGGGGGGCGCCGAGTGCTTCCTACTGGCCGCCATGGCCTAcgaccgctacgtggccatctgccacccgcTGCGTTACGCAGCTGTGCTGACGCCCCGAGTGTGCGCGCGACTGGCTCTGGCCTGCTGCCTCGGGGGGCTGGCGGTGTCGGTGGGGCTCACGCTGGCCATCTTCCACCTGCCTTTCTGCGGCTCCCGCCTGCTGGTGCACTTCTTCTGCGACATCACGGCGCTGCTGCACCGGGCCTGCACGCGGAGCTACGCCGACGAGCTGCCCCTGCTGGGCGCCTGCCtcgtgctgctgctgctgccctCGCTGCTCATTCTGGCCTCCTACGGCACCATCGCCACCGCCCTGCGCCGCCTGCGCTGCCCCGGGGGCCGGCACAAGGCCGCCTCCACCTGCGCCTCGCACCTGGCCGTCACCCTGCTACACTATGGCTGCGCCACCTTCATGTACGTGCGGCCCAAGGCCAGCTACTCCCCGCGGCAGGACCGCACGCTGGCGCTCGTCTACACCAACGTCACGCCGCTGCTCTACCCGCTCATTTACAGCCTGCGCAACCGCGAGATCGCCGCCGCCATCCGCCGGATGCTGGGGCAGAGGCGGCCTGGCCACGCCCCAGGTCAGGGTGTGTGTGAGCCCTGA